A section of the Chryseobacterium ginsenosidimutans genome encodes:
- a CDS encoding c-type cytochrome produces the protein MISWRKHYRQTLIAIGLLLSTSASIYGQDGDPKNGEKLFKANCTACHALDKQVVGPPLKGVVERVKTEGGVDTAWLHKWIKNNKELRASGDKYANEIFEKFNKTEMQLFPNLSDKDIDDILAFTTNPPAPEPAADPKKDATTTDATAAAPANSTTTSVVIISLLAIAALLVWILIKLRQLVKLGQSDDLAGLNETRVKSFSEIYAKYHYVGKGLIAILALLATYGIWNWIMWIGVYKGYKPEQPIYFSHKIHAGEQKIDCQLCHSSAKYGKVSEIPSMNVCMNCHRTISEYNAQHYMEPGKDKAFYDGEIQKIYAATGWDPAKQQYTGKSQPVEWTRIHNMPDFVYFNHSQHVVAGEQAIINSFNKKNPTNKIDVVCKACHGKIDTMNVVQMANDFTMGWCIECHRTTEVDMNNGYNKEYFKNLHDKLKKQYPKDGGKITVDAIGGLECGKCHY, from the coding sequence ATGATTAGTTGGAGAAAGCATTATAGACAAACGTTGATCGCAATAGGCTTATTGCTATCGACAAGTGCTTCAATTTACGGGCAGGACGGTGATCCTAAGAATGGTGAGAAGCTTTTCAAAGCAAATTGTACTGCATGTCACGCACTAGACAAACAAGTTGTAGGACCGCCTTTGAAGGGTGTTGTAGAAAGAGTAAAGACAGAAGGCGGTGTAGATACGGCTTGGCTTCACAAGTGGATCAAAAATAACAAAGAACTTAGAGCTTCTGGCGACAAGTATGCTAATGAAATTTTTGAGAAATTCAACAAGACTGAGATGCAGCTTTTTCCAAATCTTTCGGATAAGGATATTGATGATATCTTAGCATTTACAACTAATCCTCCGGCTCCGGAACCCGCTGCAGATCCTAAAAAAGATGCAACAACAACGGATGCTACAGCTGCTGCACCGGCAAACAGCACAACGACAAGTGTCGTGATTATTTCACTTCTGGCAATTGCTGCTTTATTGGTTTGGATCTTAATTAAACTAAGACAATTAGTGAAATTAGGCCAGTCTGATGATTTAGCAGGGCTTAACGAGACAAGAGTAAAATCTTTCAGTGAAATCTATGCAAAATACCATTATGTAGGTAAAGGATTGATCGCAATTCTTGCACTTCTGGCAACTTACGGAATTTGGAACTGGATCATGTGGATCGGGGTTTACAAAGGATATAAGCCAGAACAGCCTATCTATTTCTCACACAAAATACATGCTGGAGAACAGAAAATTGACTGTCAGCTTTGTCACTCAAGTGCTAAATACGGTAAAGTATCTGAGATTCCTTCTATGAACGTTTGTATGAACTGTCACAGAACAATTTCTGAATACAATGCTCAGCATTATATGGAGCCAGGAAAAGACAAAGCTTTCTATGACGGAGAAATCCAGAAAATATATGCTGCTACAGGTTGGGATCCTGCTAAACAACAGTACACAGGAAAAAGTCAGCCAGTTGAATGGACAAGAATCCACAATATGCCGGATTTCGTGTACTTTAATCACTCTCAACACGTTGTAGCAGGTGAACAGGCAATCATTAATTCTTTCAACAAAAAGAATCCAACAAACAAAATTGATGTTGTTTGTAAAGCTTGTCACGGAAAAATAGATACAATGAATGTTGTTCAAATGGCTAATGACTTCACAATGGGATGGTGTATCGAGTGTCACAGAACTACTGAGGTTGATATGAACAACGGTTATAATAAAGAATACTTCAAGAATCTACATGACAAGTTGAAAAAACAATACCCTAAAGATGGTGGTAAGATTACTGTAGATGCAATTGGAGGTCTTGAGTGTGGTAAATGTCATTATTAA
- a CDS encoding SPOR domain-containing protein, which translates to MKKLIKLFSILSLLAFYNIDAQQIVKKDTLAGTELTMTMDSKVNGALENLEDKCSKPTTIISSRDGDEEYASSRPTKVYVPSRELTNAEICRKNPRILGYKIQITTVKSNEEANEVKSYFRKRFPNLKVETDASLRPNYKILAGSYFTKQSAASDLSKVKEYFKSAIAVQYRIFCAEAK; encoded by the coding sequence ATGAAAAAGTTGATTAAATTATTTTCGATACTATCTCTATTAGCATTTTATAATATTGATGCACAGCAGATTGTAAAGAAAGATACTTTGGCCGGAACAGAGCTTACCATGACTATGGATTCTAAAGTAAACGGTGCTTTGGAGAACCTTGAAGACAAGTGTTCGAAACCTACAACCATCATATCTTCTAGAGATGGGGATGAAGAATATGCATCTTCGAGGCCGACAAAGGTCTATGTTCCGAGTCGAGAATTGACAAATGCGGAGATTTGCAGAAAAAATCCAAGAATTTTGGGCTACAAAATCCAAATTACAACTGTTAAAAGTAATGAAGAGGCAAATGAGGTAAAATCATACTTCAGAAAAAGATTTCCCAACCTTAAAGTTGAAACCGATGCTTCTTTGAGACCTAACTACAAAATTTTAGCAGGTAGTTATTTTACAAAGCAAAGTGCGGCATCTGATCTTTCAAAAGTAAAAGAATATTTTAAGTCAGCAATTGCAGTGCAATACAGGATTTTCTGTGCAGAAGCAAAATAA